In Bacteroidales bacterium, the following proteins share a genomic window:
- a CDS encoding UpxY family transcription antiterminator — protein MEPKVNKKYWFAIYTKPRAEKKTYSKLTNKGIETYLPLQKTLKQWSDRKKWVEEPLFRSYIFVKVVEKEYLEVLKTNGVVYFVSFERKKVPVPDSQIQAIKRLLSNEIEFEVTTEKYDINDSVEIIYGSLKGIQGTLIEYRGKRKVLIKVDSISQGLLIDIPLVSLRKIN, from the coding sequence TTGGAACCGAAAGTAAATAAAAAATATTGGTTTGCAATATATACAAAACCAAGGGCTGAAAAAAAAACCTATAGTAAATTAACTAACAAAGGAATTGAAACATATCTGCCCTTACAAAAAACATTAAAGCAATGGAGCGATCGTAAAAAATGGGTTGAAGAACCGCTTTTCAGATCATACATTTTTGTAAAAGTTGTTGAAAAAGAATATCTCGAAGTTCTAAAAACTAATGGTGTTGTTTATTTTGTTTCTTTTGAAAGAAAAAAGGTGCCTGTCCCGGATTCGCAAATACAAGCAATTAAACGATTACTTTCAAATGAAATCGAATTTGAAGTAACAACCGAAAAATATGATATTAACGATAGTGTAGAAATTATTTACGGTAGTTTAAAAGGTATTCAGGGAACATTAATTGAATACAGGGGCAAAAGAAAAGTATTGATAAAAGTAGATTCAATTAGTCAGGGCTTGTTAATTGATATACCTTTGGTATCTTTGCGAAAAATAAATTGA